The Mercurialis annua linkage group LG2, ddMerAnnu1.2, whole genome shotgun sequence genome contains a region encoding:
- the LOC126668393 gene encoding uncharacterized protein LOC126668393, translating into MMLQDVTDPMLCRVFPVTLKASAQKWYSCLKAGSISSFSDLASAFKARFRTNIPMQKSSSDLRKCKQGEKETLKNFVERFNKEAVQIENLKHDTAIEAMKMGTKFEELRDKILMKKPTTFQDLMLIAHKYVELDEARRTLTKQHEHTKQDSSRYRGKKEEERPQTQRYGAGHRPYDFTPLNKAPVYILS; encoded by the coding sequence ATGATGCTACAAGATGTGACTGATCCCATGCTCTGTAGAGTGTTCCCTGTGACGTTAAAAGCATCGGCGCAAAAATGGTACTCATGTCTTAAGGCAGGGTCAATAAGTTCCTTCTCCGACTTAGCATCAGCGTTCAAAGCAAGGTTCAGAACAAATATCCCCATGCAGAAGAGTTCCAGCGACTTAAGGAAGTGCAAGCAAGGAGAGAAGGAGACCCTCAAAAATTTCGTAGAAAGATTCAACAAGGAAGCAGTGCAAATCGAAAACCTGAAACATGACACAGCCATCGAAGCAATGAAAATGGGAACAAAGTTTGAAGAACTCCGTGACAAGATCCTGATGAAAAAGCCGACCACCTTTCAAGACTTAATGCTGATCGCTCATAAATATGTGGAACTAGACGAAGCCCGAAGAACCCTCACGAAACAACATGAGCACACCAAGCAGGATAGTTCCAGATATCGAGGGAAGAAGGAGGAAGAACGGCCACAGACTCAGCGATATGGCGCAGGGCATAGACCCTACGATTTCACCCCGTTGAATAAAGCCCCAGTATACATACTCAGCTAG